A single region of the Montipora capricornis isolate CH-2021 chromosome 13, ASM3666992v2, whole genome shotgun sequence genome encodes:
- the LOC138030908 gene encoding hyaluronan mediated motility receptor-like: MDEKCTVEIIAPKSENDVLRKTIAYLYEQHKQWSERNKGLVCLANQLHDTIQEVASLEAQNRRLEESLARAENRIAQLSLMASNGNSSQGAIVTPGVSKKILECLSRENTRLKGVIRQMTARASGDAIDLATENCDLHDVIMKLRDDRDGKRQKIQELEKILHNIQDENVDGLKHQNVRLVHEVTELSRKLDVKQVFCETIVTENETLKRTMQSSEGEKMVYVREVKSVIGKSLAAREVMSQVWDEEGNGSNEESDNDDLEENSKILGGEDVEKRIGKEKGLRMESDTAGLHQQVRDLQRRVEHQHDLEAEKVNTLTAEIEQAKQERNALQQEKEQLQEQTNQIEQIIRDRDAEVKNLKGEVNGLRTSLSKAINAGEVLQKELDESRDENKLMQEALITYERDFKRECDEKRDTMHQLQEMKARLQHEMDKHAELNGRYRELMRRVSSSLGACRARVCPNETSLPDTPQPPRRSVRPVNELKCPVCHRMFPHYLLEDHMRDCSDE; encoded by the coding sequence ATGGACGAAAAATGCACTGTTGAAATTATCGCCCCAAAATCAGAGAACGATGTTTTACGCAAGACAATTGCGTATCTATACGAACAACATAAACAATGGAGTGAACGAAACAAGGGACTCGTATGTCTCGCGAATCAATTACACGACACCATTCAAGAAGTCGCGTCTCTAGAGGCCCAAAATCGACGACTGGAAGAGAGTCTTGCTAGAGCCGAAAATAGAATCGCGCAGTTGAGTTTGATGGCAAGTAACGGAAATTCTTCTCAGGGAGCCATTGTGACGCCTGGAGTGTCAAAAAAGATCTTAGAATGTCTCAGCCGAGAAAATACAAGGCTTAAAGGGGTCATACGGCAAATGACGGCCAGAGCTTCGGGGGACGCGATCGATTTGGCAACAGAAAATTGCGATCTACACGACGTCATCATGAAATTAAGGGATGATAGAGATGGAAAAAGGCAGAAGATACAGGAACTCGAGAAAATATTGCATAATATTCAAGACGAAAATGTAGATGGTTTAAAGCATCAAAATGTGCGTTTGGTGCACGAAGTCACAGAGCTATCGAGAAAGCTGGACGTCAAGCAAGTATTTTGCGAAACCATCGTCACCGAAAACGAGACTCTAAAAAGAACAATGCAATCGTCAGAGGGCGAAAAGATGGTCTACGTGCGCGAGGTAAAGTCAGTAATCGGGAAATCTCTGGCAGCGCGAGAGGTCATGAGTCAAGTTTGGGACGAAGAGGGCAACGGTTCTAACGAAGAAAGCGACAATGATGACTTGGAAGAAAATAGCAAAATACTTGGAGGTGAAGATGTGGAAAAACGGATAGGGAAAGAGAAAGGTTTGCGAATGGAAAGCGATACTGCCGGGTTACACCAACAGGTCCGAGACTTGCAAAGACGTGTTGAACACCAACACGATCTCGAAGCTGAAAAAGTGAATACGCTGACGGCGGAAATCGAACAAgctaaacaagagagaaacgccctgcaacaagaaaaagaacagCTACAAGAGCAGACAAATCAGATCGAACAAATTATCAGGGACCGTGACGCGGAGGTAAAAAATCTCAAAGGAGAAGTGAATGGTTTGCGTACGAGCCTTTCCAAAGCTATTAATGCGGGTGAGGTCTTACAGAAGGAATTGGATGAATCGCGAGATGAAAATAAGTTAATGCAAGAAGCTCTCATAACTTACGAGAGGGATTTTAAAAGAGAATGCGACGAAAAAAGAGATACCATGCATCAACTACAAGAAATGAAGGCAAGACTACAACACGAAATGGACAAACATGCAGAACTGAACGGGCGATACAGAGAATTGATGCGACGAGTATCGTCTTCGCTCGGCGCTTGTCGAGCTCGAGTATGTCCCAACGAGACTTCCCTACCGGATACACCCCAGCCCCCGAGG